The DNA window TTTTAAATGCTGCATATGGATCACTACTCAAGCCTTCGCAGCTGCAGTGGTTGCAACTTCTGCTGCTGGAGTGGCTTTGAGGACGATCTCAACATTATCATGGACTCCTTGCAGCAACAGCTCACCATCATAAGTcactatttttctcttctttgctGCTCGTAGCGTCCCGACCAACGCTTCGAATATGTTAGCACATCTGTCATCATTGAACAGCACCCCAA is part of the Cucurbita pepo subsp. pepo cultivar mu-cu-16 unplaced genomic scaffold, ASM280686v2 Cp4.1_scaffold002066, whole genome shotgun sequence genome and encodes:
- the LOC111786589 gene encoding costars family protein ABRACL, encoding MCICICHFISPYEFGVFNLQVTFGVLFNDDRCANIFEALVGTLRAAKKRKIVTYDGELLLQGVHDNVEIVLKATPAAEVATTAAAKA